The genomic DNA TGTGAAATTCGTGAACGTTTTTTGCTCCTGATTAAAACAGCTTATGCCGTTATTTGTACTCATCCACAGCTGTCCCTGTTCATCTTCCAAAATCCCATGGATCGTATTTGACGGAAGCCCATTATCATAATCATAGGTATTGATCACCTCGAAGGAGGTGTTCAGGTGCGTCAGGCCAAATCGGGTGCCAAGGAAAATATCCCCATGCTTACTCTGATGAATACACCTGATTTCGTTATGAGACAAACCGTTCTTTTCTTTGGTCAGATGCTTCAGGTTGATTTGCTCGGGGTCATAAACAAACAGCCCCGTATTGGTGCCAATGAGTATTCGTCCATCGACCATGCATTTGAGGGACATGATGCCTTTGAAATTTACAGACTGACCTTTCAGCAAATCCTCGACATTACCGAAGGTGTTTTCTCCTTTTCTTTGATAAATTAAACCGCCATACATGGTGGCGAAATAGCTTGTGCCATTTTTGTCGGTACATATATCCCTTAGCGACCAACCTTTGAATTTGGTGGGGTCTTCAGGTAGGTGTTCGGCAAAATGGGTGAAAGATTGTAATTCAGGGTCAAGAAGGCTTAGCTTACCTGTAAAGTAGCCTACCCATAATTGCTGTTTGAATGGTTTGATTACCCCGATGATATTAGCCGATAGATCTTTGTCGGTTGTACCAATTTTATAGGTATGCTCCACTTCAAAATCTTCGTTGAGTACAAATAGATGCGAATTTGTACCTACAAATAATTGATCTTTGTTTTTGTAAATGCTGTAAACCTCTGTATCACTTTTTCTATCCGCCTCAAGTACTGATTTCTTCAGGCTTCCAAATGCAGGCAGGTAGGGATTTTTCTTGATGACTCCCCCTTTACTGCTTCCCATCCAAAGGATGCCCTCTTTGTCGAAGGTCATTGATAGAATGTAGTTGGTTCCGAAACCATGTCGACGAGCGTCTTTGTGATTATATTCCTCTACCTTATGGTCGGTAACGTGAAACAAACCCCTTGACATTGCCGTGCTGCTCGCCCATATTTCGCCCCTCTCATCTTCTTTTACGCTCGTGATTTGGGGTTCTGAAAAATGTCCCGTATAGTTTTTTATAACTTTACCATGTTGATCCAACAAATGTAAACCCGTATCACCACCTACCCAAATACGGCCATCGCGTGCAATACAAATGTCATGTATTCTCAAAGGCTTTTCTTCTTGGATCCCTTGGTCGGTGGCCAAAAAGCGCTTTTCACCGACCATCTTTAAATCATGGGTGAGGCGAAAACGATAGAGCCCGTGGTTTTTGGTCCCAATCCAATAAGTATTGGTTTGATCCTTTCTAATAAGGGTAATGAAACTTTCTGTACTTTGAAGCCCTGTATTGGTGATCTTTTCTGTTTTCGGGTGGATGACACTGAGCCCCTGTGTTGTACCCACGAAAACAAGATTTGTTTGTAGATCATAATAGAGCGCTGTGATCTCGTTGGTTTTCAGTCCGCTCTTTTTGAAGTATCTTTTGACGCGGTAATTTTGATCAATGCGGTTCAGCCCATTATTGGAAGCCATCCAAATATTACCCTCAGCATCTTCACAGAAAGTATGTCGATTTTGAAGGGTCGAATTGTCAGTAACCATAACACTACTCAAGGTAGTTGAGTCGTTCGGGTCATGAAACAGATTTAGAAAATAGCCCAAGTCGGAGTCATAAACACTAACACCCCCTGCATCAAAACGAATCCAAAGCCTATTTTTTGAATCTACAAAAATAGAGCTGACATTATCATCAATGATTGCGTGTGGGGCTGTTTTTGATGCTCTGAAAACCTTGTATTCATAGCCATCATATCGCACGAGTCCGTCTTGCGTACCGAACCACATATAGCCGTCATGGTCTTGCACAATGGTATTGACCGTCGAATGCGGCAGACCATTCTCCCGCGACAAGGTTTCAAA from Persicobacter psychrovividus includes the following:
- a CDS encoding two-component regulator propeller domain-containing protein yields the protein MRISTLLFCLFLLTKGFAYQSTFETLSRENGLPHSTVNTIVQDHDGYMWFGTQDGLVRYDGYEYKVFRASKTAPHAIIDDNVSSIFVDSKNRLWIRFDAGGVSVYDSDLGYFLNLFHDPNDSTTLSSVMVTDNSTLQNRHTFCEDAEGNIWMASNNGLNRIDQNYRVKRYFKKSGLKTNEITALYYDLQTNLVFVGTTQGLSVIHPKTEKITNTGLQSTESFITLIRKDQTNTYWIGTKNHGLYRFRLTHDLKMVGEKRFLATDQGIQEEKPLRIHDICIARDGRIWVGGDTGLHLLDQHGKVIKNYTGHFSEPQITSVKEDERGEIWASSTAMSRGLFHVTDHKVEEYNHKDARRHGFGTNYILSMTFDKEGILWMGSSKGGVIKKNPYLPAFGSLKKSVLEADRKSDTEVYSIYKNKDQLFVGTNSHLFVLNEDFEVEHTYKIGTTDKDLSANIIGVIKPFKQQLWVGYFTGKLSLLDPELQSFTHFAEHLPEDPTKFKGWSLRDICTDKNGTSYFATMYGGLIYQRKGENTFGNVEDLLKGQSVNFKGIMSLKCMVDGRILIGTNTGLFVYDPEQINLKHLTKEKNGLSHNEIRCIHQSKHGDIFLGTRFGLTHLNTSFEVINTYDYDNGLPSNTIHGILEDEQGQLWMSTNNGISCFNQEQKTFTNFTTEDGISSHEYNECAFFQDQEGVMYFGGSSGLTYFHPAQIHVDSEAKKVNFTALKLNQKLILPQNKTEEEAFLTDKIENTHRLNIPLNQNNIRLSLSTLDYRFPSKIFYRYQMKGFDKEWKYLRAGEHQIHYSWLNAGDYELLVQSSTDGKQWSESRNLAIEVIAPFYQRWWFLLIIALALISVVAWSIRNRIQREKEQKVLLNQQVEEAVQELREQQSLLEEKYKKEEGERWLQKELGKMNKILNLNKASIEKLSQQIISHLAPCIEAPLAVVHLKRQQQLHVAAQYGCSLEISRTYDIGEGIIGSTFKDQQAKFFEQLPPQYFQPVSSGLGQLTDCFLYLFPIKYEEITVGVLEIGILKPLDPLHQSMIERMLEAMAIRLNAMETQEQLSSRVAEEAMHQAEREKFMVEEDN